The following are from one region of the Mesorhizobium sp. B2-8-5 genome:
- the sucC gene encoding ADP-forming succinate--CoA ligase subunit beta yields MNIHEYQAKALLKTFGAPVASGVPVFKASEAEAAAQALPGPLYVVKSQIHAGGRGKGKFKELGPDAKGGVRLAKSAAEVVANADEMLGHTLVTKQTGQAGKQVNRLYIEDGADIERELYLSILVDRSVGRIAFVVSTEGGMDIETVAHDTPEKIVTVAIDPEKGVSADDVKKLNAALKLDGDAAKDGGTLFPILYKAFVEKDMSLLEVNPLIVMKDGHLRVLDAKVSFDNNALFRHPDVMELRDTTEEDEKEIEASKYDLAYVALDGNIGCMVNGAGLAMATMDIIKLYGAEPANFLDVGGGASKEKVTAAFKIITKDPAVEGILINIFGGIMKCDVIAEGVIAAVKEVGLKVPLVVRLEGTNAELGKKIINDSGLNVVSADDLDDAAKKIVAAVKG; encoded by the coding sequence ATGAACATCCATGAGTATCAGGCCAAGGCGCTGCTGAAGACGTTCGGCGCGCCGGTTGCAAGCGGCGTTCCGGTGTTCAAGGCAAGCGAGGCGGAAGCCGCGGCACAAGCGCTGCCCGGCCCGCTCTATGTCGTGAAGAGCCAGATCCATGCCGGCGGCCGCGGCAAGGGCAAGTTCAAGGAGCTTGGCCCCGACGCCAAGGGCGGCGTGCGGCTGGCGAAGTCGGCGGCCGAAGTGGTCGCCAACGCCGACGAGATGCTCGGCCACACGCTGGTGACCAAGCAGACCGGTCAGGCCGGCAAGCAGGTCAACCGCCTCTATATCGAGGACGGCGCCGACATCGAGCGCGAGCTCTATCTGTCGATCCTTGTCGACCGTTCCGTCGGCCGCATCGCCTTCGTCGTCTCGACCGAGGGCGGCATGGATATCGAGACGGTCGCGCACGACACGCCCGAAAAAATCGTCACCGTCGCCATCGACCCGGAAAAGGGCGTGAGCGCCGACGACGTGAAGAAGCTCAACGCCGCGTTGAAGCTGGACGGCGACGCGGCCAAGGACGGCGGCACGCTGTTCCCGATTCTCTACAAGGCCTTCGTCGAGAAGGATATGAGCCTGCTCGAGGTCAATCCGCTGATCGTCATGAAGGACGGCCATCTGCGCGTGCTCGACGCAAAAGTATCGTTCGACAACAACGCGCTGTTCCGCCACCCGGACGTGATGGAACTGCGCGACACCACTGAAGAGGACGAGAAGGAGATCGAGGCGTCGAAATACGATCTCGCCTATGTCGCGCTCGACGGCAATATCGGCTGCATGGTCAACGGCGCCGGCCTTGCCATGGCGACAATGGACATCATCAAGCTCTACGGCGCTGAGCCGGCTAACTTCCTCGACGTCGGCGGCGGCGCTTCGAAGGAGAAGGTGACGGCGGCGTTCAAGATCATCACCAAGGACCCCGCGGTCGAAGGCATCCTGATCAACATCTTCGGCGGCATCATGAAGTGCGACGTCATCGCCGAAGGCGTCATCGCCGCGGTCAAGGAAGTCGGCCTGAAGGTGCCGCTGGTGGTGCGGCTGGAAGGCACCAATGCCGAGCTCGGCAAGAAGATCATCAACGACAGCGGCTTGAACGTGGTGTCGGCCGATGATCTCGACGACGCAGCCAAGAAGATTGTCGCGGCGGTGAAGGGTTAA
- a CDS encoding cupin domain-containing protein, translated as MPPRKINLVEAADAKITKVFDPHIAGDVNDAQAKVAKFGEVFDWHAHENEDEAFLVLRGRIAIDFRDGPVELGEGDFIVVPKGTEHRPRSLSKEPVVLMFEPATALNTGNAKSDLTVADLKRL; from the coding sequence ATGCCTCCGCGCAAGATAAATCTGGTCGAGGCGGCGGACGCGAAGATCACCAAGGTCTTCGATCCGCATATCGCCGGTGACGTGAACGATGCCCAAGCCAAGGTCGCCAAGTTCGGCGAGGTCTTCGACTGGCATGCGCATGAGAATGAGGACGAAGCCTTCCTCGTGCTGCGCGGCCGGATCGCGATCGATTTCCGCGACGGTCCGGTCGAACTCGGCGAGGGCGACTTCATCGTCGTGCCGAAAGGCACCGAACACCGGCCGCGCTCGCTCAGCAAGGAGCCTGTCGTGCTGATGTTCGAGCCGGCGACGGCGCTCAACACCGGCAATGCCAAGAGCGACCTCACCGTCGCCGATCTCAAGCGGCTGTGA
- the dapF gene encoding diaminopimelate epimerase: protein MAGTAPFAKMNGIGNEIIVADMRGRADKVTAAAAIALNAGEATKFDQIMAIHDAKTPGTAYYIDILNSDGTSAQACGNGMRCVVQALAAETGNKSFSFETRAGIVNAQEHADGLISVDMGKPRFGWQEIPLAEEFRDTRMIELQIGPIDAPVLHSPSALSMGNPHAIFWVDNDVWSYELDRFGPLLENHPIFPERANITIAQVTSPETMIIRTWERGAGLTKACGSAACAAVVAAARTRRTGRSVSLLTPGGGELNVEWRNDDHVILTGAAEWEFSGSFDPSTGAWARDTESAA from the coding sequence ATGGCAGGCACCGCCCCCTTCGCCAAGATGAACGGCATCGGCAACGAGATCATCGTTGCCGATATGCGCGGCCGTGCCGACAAGGTGACGGCCGCGGCGGCGATCGCGCTCAATGCCGGCGAGGCGACGAAGTTCGACCAGATCATGGCGATCCACGATGCGAAGACGCCGGGCACCGCCTATTATATCGACATCCTGAATTCCGACGGCACCAGTGCGCAGGCCTGCGGCAACGGCATGCGCTGCGTGGTGCAGGCTTTGGCGGCCGAGACGGGCAACAAGAGCTTCAGCTTCGAGACCCGCGCCGGCATCGTGAATGCGCAGGAGCACGCCGACGGCCTGATCTCGGTCGACATGGGCAAGCCTCGCTTCGGCTGGCAGGAGATCCCGCTGGCGGAAGAATTCCGCGATACCCGCATGATCGAATTGCAGATCGGCCCGATCGACGCCCCGGTGCTGCATTCGCCCTCGGCGCTGTCGATGGGCAACCCGCATGCCATCTTCTGGGTCGACAACGACGTCTGGTCCTACGAGCTCGACCGCTTCGGCCCGCTGCTCGAGAACCATCCGATCTTTCCCGAGCGCGCCAACATCACCATCGCCCAGGTGACCTCGCCTGAAACCATGATCATCCGCACCTGGGAGCGCGGCGCCGGCCTCACCAAGGCCTGCGGCTCGGCGGCTTGTGCCGCCGTGGTCGCGGCCGCCCGCACCAGGCGCACCGGCCGCAGCGTTTCGCTGCTGACGCCGGGCGGCGGCGAGCTCAATGTCGAATGGCGCAATGACGACCACGTCATCCTGACCGGCGCGGCCGAATGGGAATTTTCCGGCAGCTTCGATCCCTCGACCGGCGCCTGGGCTCGCGACACCGAAAGCGCCGCCTGA
- the sucD gene encoding succinate--CoA ligase subunit alpha, whose product MSILVDKNTKVLVQGLTGKTGTFHTEQALAYHGTKMVGGVHPKKGGETWTGAKGESLPIFATVAEGKAKTGANASVIYVPPAGAAEAIIEAIEAEIPLIVCITEGIPVMDMVKVKARLDRSTSRLIGPNCPGVLTPDECKIGIMPGNIFRKGSVGVVSRSGTLTYEAVFQTTNVGLGQTTAVGIGGDPVKGTEFIDVLEMFLADDETKSIIMIGEIGGSAEEDAAQFLKDEAKRGRKKPMAGFIAGRTAPAGRTMGHAGAVISGGKGGAEDKIAAMESAGIKVSPSPARLGTTLVEAIKG is encoded by the coding sequence ATGTCCATTCTCGTCGACAAGAACACGAAGGTGCTGGTGCAGGGCCTGACCGGCAAGACCGGCACGTTCCACACCGAGCAGGCGCTGGCCTATCACGGCACCAAGATGGTGGGCGGCGTCCATCCGAAGAAGGGCGGCGAGACCTGGACGGGCGCCAAGGGCGAGAGCTTGCCGATCTTCGCCACGGTGGCCGAAGGCAAGGCAAAGACGGGCGCCAACGCCTCGGTCATCTATGTGCCGCCGGCTGGTGCTGCCGAAGCCATCATCGAGGCAATCGAGGCGGAGATCCCGCTGATCGTCTGCATCACCGAAGGCATCCCGGTGATGGACATGGTCAAGGTCAAGGCGCGTCTCGATCGCTCCACCTCGCGGCTGATCGGCCCGAACTGCCCGGGCGTGCTGACGCCCGACGAATGCAAGATCGGCATCATGCCGGGCAACATCTTCCGCAAGGGCTCGGTCGGCGTTGTTTCCCGCTCGGGAACACTTACCTATGAGGCAGTCTTCCAGACCACCAATGTCGGCCTCGGCCAGACCACGGCGGTGGGCATCGGCGGCGACCCGGTCAAGGGCACCGAATTCATCGATGTGCTGGAGATGTTCCTCGCCGACGACGAGACCAAGTCGATCATCATGATCGGCGAGATCGGCGGCTCGGCCGAGGAAGACGCCGCGCAGTTCCTCAAGGACGAAGCCAAGCGCGGCCGCAAGAAACCGATGGCGGGCTTCATCGCCGGGCGCACGGCGCCGGCCGGCCGAACCATGGGCCATGCGGGCGCGGTGATCTCGGGCGGCAAGGGCGGCGCGGAAGACAAGATCGCGGCGATGGAATCGGCCGGCATCAAGGTTTCGCCATCGCCGGCGAGGCTCGGCACGACGCTGGTCGAGGCGATCAAGGGTTAA
- a CDS encoding protease inhibitor Inh/omp19 family protein, with translation MNFSMTRPFSRLHLFSKSGLAAVSLAALVASGCSTSRFSSMDDQQPAPLTPAPSGTVTQNQLPPPASPGATDPSQFPTAPKNSQVASLPPDGTAPAGATDLTAASVAGVWNVNVSGQSCKVATPQTKFGAGYRAGPLHCPAPIDGIKSWNVAGKQLTLYDENGGTLARLYSSGGEKFDGQTSSGQPISLTR, from the coding sequence ATGAATTTTTCGATGACCCGCCCCTTTTCGCGGCTCCACCTCTTTTCGAAGAGTGGCCTCGCGGCCGTATCGCTGGCCGCGCTGGTTGCGAGCGGCTGCTCGACCTCGCGCTTCTCGTCGATGGACGACCAGCAGCCGGCGCCGCTGACCCCGGCGCCCTCCGGCACGGTGACGCAGAATCAGCTGCCGCCGCCGGCCTCCCCCGGCGCCACCGATCCGTCGCAATTCCCGACCGCTCCGAAGAACAGCCAGGTCGCCTCGCTGCCGCCGGATGGCACGGCGCCCGCTGGCGCCACCGATCTCACCGCGGCCAGCGTCGCCGGCGTCTGGAACGTCAACGTCTCCGGGCAGAGCTGCAAGGTGGCGACGCCGCAGACCAAGTTCGGCGCCGGCTACCGCGCCGGTCCGCTGCATTGCCCGGCTCCGATCGACGGCATCAAGTCGTGGAACGTCGCCGGCAAGCAGCTGACGCTTTATGACGAAAATGGCGGTACGCTGGCCAGGCTCTATTCGTCGGGCGGCGAAAAGTTCGACGGCCAGACTTCCAGCGGGCAGCCGATCTCGCTTACAAGGTGA
- the zapE gene encoding cell division protein ZapE: MHLRDGIQTHATVRQRYDHLVQSGAVERDPAQERIVAALDRLIEEISAKRLAQKSSALGWLFAAKRQPREPVKGLYIHGGVGRGKTMLMDMFFELLPVRRKRRVHFNDFMADVQDRIQKHRAARKNGDVKEDDPIPPVARALADEAWVLCFDEFSVSDIADAMILSRLFSALFASGVVLVATSNVAPENLYRDGLNRQLFLPFISLLERNAHVMTLDAEKDYRQEKLDRQPVYVTPDDAAAERALDEAWKAMTYGQPAGEVTLTLKGRHLVVPRAAGDAARFSFADLCEKPLGARDYLAIAGRFSTVFIDHVPVLGEGMRNEAKRFILLIDTLYDHRMRLVMSAAAPPQGLYTAKRGTEVFEFERTASRLVEMQSRDWLDDWTERRKDGAATAAARQAQG, from the coding sequence ATGCATCTTCGCGACGGTATCCAGACCCATGCGACCGTCAGGCAGCGCTATGACCATCTCGTCCAGAGCGGCGCGGTCGAGCGCGACCCGGCGCAGGAGCGCATCGTCGCAGCGCTCGACCGGCTGATCGAAGAGATCTCGGCAAAAAGGCTGGCGCAGAAATCGAGCGCGCTGGGCTGGCTGTTCGCGGCCAAGCGGCAGCCGCGCGAGCCAGTCAAGGGCCTCTACATCCATGGCGGCGTCGGCCGCGGCAAGACCATGCTGATGGACATGTTCTTCGAATTGCTGCCGGTCCGGCGCAAGCGCCGTGTGCATTTCAACGACTTCATGGCCGATGTGCAGGACCGCATCCAGAAGCACCGGGCGGCGCGAAAGAACGGTGACGTCAAGGAAGACGACCCGATCCCGCCTGTCGCCCGGGCGCTGGCCGATGAAGCCTGGGTGCTGTGCTTCGACGAGTTCTCCGTCAGCGACATTGCCGACGCGATGATCCTGTCGCGGCTGTTCTCGGCGCTGTTCGCCAGCGGCGTGGTGCTGGTCGCCACCTCCAACGTGGCGCCGGAGAACCTCTATCGCGACGGGCTGAACCGCCAGCTCTTTTTGCCGTTCATCTCGCTGCTCGAGCGCAACGCCCATGTGATGACGCTCGATGCCGAGAAGGACTACCGGCAGGAAAAGCTCGACCGCCAGCCGGTTTATGTCACGCCGGACGATGCCGCGGCCGAGCGCGCGCTGGACGAAGCCTGGAAGGCGATGACATATGGCCAGCCGGCCGGCGAAGTCACGTTGACGCTCAAAGGCCGCCACCTCGTCGTGCCGCGCGCCGCCGGCGACGCCGCGCGCTTTTCCTTTGCCGACCTTTGCGAAAAGCCGCTCGGCGCGCGCGATTATCTGGCGATCGCCGGCCGCTTCTCGACCGTGTTCATCGACCATGTGCCGGTGCTTGGCGAAGGCATGCGCAACGAGGCCAAGCGCTTCATCCTTTTGATCGACACGCTCTACGACCACCGCATGCGACTGGTGATGAGCGCCGCGGCGCCTCCGCAAGGGCTCTACACGGCCAAGCGCGGCACGGAGGTGTTCGAATTCGAGCGCACCGCCTCGCGCCTGGTCGAGATGCAGAGCCGCGACTGGCTGGACGACTGGACGGAGCGGCGGAAGGACGGGGCGGCGACCGCCGCGGCGAGACAGGCGCAGGGGTAG
- a CDS encoding VOC family protein, with protein sequence MAMKRTKTPWMKAEDFGRSLPHGVGVNLLVTDMTAMEAFCRDVLGARIIYADEDFAAIELLGSIFMLHADHSYLDNPMTGITAGVETRGTGIELRLYGADPDAVEKKAAALGHIVLAGSIDKPHGLRECYIVGPDGYVFVPSARI encoded by the coding sequence ATGGCAATGAAGCGAACCAAGACACCGTGGATGAAGGCCGAGGATTTCGGCCGCTCGCTGCCGCATGGGGTCGGCGTCAACCTGTTGGTCACCGACATGACGGCGATGGAGGCTTTCTGCCGCGACGTGCTTGGCGCCCGGATCATCTATGCCGACGAGGACTTTGCGGCGATCGAGCTTCTGGGCTCAATCTTCATGCTGCATGCCGACCATTCCTATCTCGACAATCCGATGACCGGCATCACGGCGGGCGTCGAGACACGCGGGACCGGCATAGAGCTGCGGCTTTACGGCGCCGATCCGGATGCGGTCGAGAAAAAGGCGGCGGCGCTCGGCCACATCGTGCTGGCCGGCTCGATCGACAAGCCGCATGGCCTGCGCGAATGCTATATCGTCGGCCCGGACGGCTATGTCTTTGTGCCGAGCGCTCGGATTTAA
- the mtaB gene encoding tRNA (N(6)-L-threonylcarbamoyladenosine(37)-C(2))-methylthiotransferase MtaB — translation MSALQKGAPQAPSGKGIDVVTFGCRLNTYESEVMRREAESAGLGALQGGAVIFNTCAVTAEAVRQAKQAIRKARRENPSARIIVTGCAAQTEPQNFAAMDEVDLVLGNEEKLKANSYRALPDFGVNDTEKARVNDIFSVRETASHMVDAIEGRARAFVQVQNGCDHRCTFCIIPYGRGNSRSVPMGAVVEQVKRLAGNGYAEIVLTGVDMTSFGADLPGSPKLGKLVKTILRQVPDVKRLRLSSIDSIEADDDLLDAIATEQRLMPHLHLSLQSGDDMILKRMKRRHLRDQSIRFCEDVRKLRPAIVFGADIIAGFPTETEAMFENSERIIEECGLTHLHVFPFSPREGTPAARMPQVRREVVKARAARLRAAGEAAYRRHLSSLPGTRQSILVERDGLGRTEGFTLAAIDTGAPGEIVDAVIAGHDGARLIAARSAAQAA, via the coding sequence ATGTCCGCCCTTCAAAAGGGCGCGCCCCAAGCCCCCAGCGGCAAGGGTATCGACGTCGTCACCTTCGGCTGCCGCCTCAACACCTATGAATCGGAAGTGATGCGCCGCGAGGCCGAAAGCGCCGGCCTCGGCGCGCTTCAGGGCGGCGCCGTCATCTTCAACACTTGCGCCGTCACGGCGGAAGCCGTGCGCCAGGCCAAGCAGGCGATCCGCAAGGCGCGCCGCGAGAACCCTTCGGCCCGCATCATCGTCACCGGCTGCGCGGCGCAGACCGAGCCGCAGAATTTCGCCGCCATGGACGAGGTCGACCTGGTGCTTGGCAATGAGGAAAAGCTCAAGGCCAACTCCTACCGCGCGCTGCCCGATTTCGGCGTCAACGACACCGAGAAGGCGCGCGTCAACGACATCTTTTCCGTGCGCGAGACGGCAAGCCACATGGTCGACGCCATCGAGGGCCGGGCGCGCGCTTTCGTTCAGGTCCAGAACGGCTGCGACCATCGCTGCACCTTCTGCATCATCCCTTACGGCCGCGGCAATTCGCGCTCGGTGCCGATGGGCGCGGTGGTCGAGCAGGTCAAGCGGCTGGCCGGCAACGGCTATGCCGAGATCGTTTTGACCGGCGTCGACATGACCAGTTTCGGCGCCGACCTGCCCGGCAGCCCGAAGCTTGGAAAGCTGGTGAAGACGATCCTGCGCCAGGTGCCGGACGTGAAGCGGCTGCGGTTGTCCTCGATCGATTCCATCGAGGCCGACGACGACCTGCTCGACGCCATCGCCACCGAGCAGAGGCTGATGCCGCATCTGCATCTGTCGCTGCAGTCGGGCGACGACATGATCCTGAAGCGCATGAAGCGCCGGCATCTGCGCGACCAGTCGATCCGCTTCTGCGAGGACGTGCGCAAGCTGCGTCCTGCAATCGTCTTCGGCGCCGACATCATCGCCGGCTTCCCGACCGAGACCGAGGCGATGTTCGAGAATTCGGAAAGAATAATCGAGGAATGCGGGCTGACGCATCTCCACGTCTTTCCGTTCAGCCCACGCGAAGGCACGCCCGCCGCGCGCATGCCCCAGGTCCGCCGCGAGGTGGTGAAGGCGCGCGCCGCAAGGCTGCGCGCCGCCGGCGAGGCCGCCTATCGTCGTCACCTTTCGTCGCTTCCCGGCACGCGACAGTCGATCCTGGTCGAGCGCGACGGACTTGGCCGCACCGAGGGTTTTACGCTGGCCGCGATCGACACCGGCGCGCCCGGGGAGATCGTCGAT
- the mdh gene encoding malate dehydrogenase, which translates to MARNKIALIGSGMIGGTLAHMIGLKDLGDVVLFDIAEGIPQGKGLDIAQSSPVDGFDSRLTGVNDYAGIEGADVCIVTAGVPRKPGMSRDDLLGINLKVMEQVGAGLKKYAPKAFVICITNPLDAMVWALQKFSGLPTSHVVGMAGVLDSARFRYFLAEEFKVSVEDVTAFVLGGHGDSMVPMIRYSTVSGIPLPDLVKMGWTSKEKLDQIVQRTRDGGAEIVGLLKTGSAYYAPAASAIAMAESYLKDKKRVLPCAAHLSGQYGIKGTYVGVPVVIGAGGVERVIEIDLSKTEQKMFDSSVAAVQGLTEACTKIAPHLAGK; encoded by the coding sequence ATGGCACGCAACAAGATAGCGCTCATCGGCTCGGGCATGATCGGCGGCACGCTCGCCCATATGATCGGCCTCAAGGATCTCGGCGACGTGGTGCTGTTCGATATCGCCGAGGGCATTCCGCAGGGCAAGGGCCTCGACATCGCGCAGTCTTCTCCTGTCGACGGGTTCGATTCCAGGCTGACCGGCGTCAACGACTATGCCGGCATCGAGGGAGCGGATGTGTGCATCGTCACCGCCGGCGTGCCGCGCAAGCCCGGCATGAGCCGCGACGACCTTCTCGGCATCAACCTCAAGGTGATGGAACAGGTCGGCGCCGGCTTGAAGAAGTACGCGCCGAAGGCTTTCGTCATCTGCATCACCAACCCGCTCGACGCGATGGTCTGGGCGCTGCAGAAGTTCTCCGGCCTGCCGACCAGCCATGTCGTCGGCATGGCCGGCGTGCTCGACAGCGCCCGTTTCCGCTACTTCCTGGCCGAGGAATTCAAGGTCTCGGTCGAGGACGTCACCGCTTTCGTGCTCGGCGGCCATGGCGACTCGATGGTGCCGATGATCCGCTATTCGACCGTGTCGGGCATCCCGCTGCCCGACCTCGTCAAGATGGGCTGGACCTCGAAGGAGAAGCTCGACCAGATCGTGCAGCGCACGCGCGACGGCGGCGCCGAGATCGTCGGCCTGCTCAAGACCGGCTCGGCCTACTACGCGCCGGCGGCCTCGGCGATCGCCATGGCCGAATCCTACCTCAAGGACAAGAAGCGCGTGCTGCCCTGCGCGGCGCACCTCTCCGGCCAGTACGGCATCAAGGGCACCTATGTCGGCGTGCCGGTGGTGATCGGCGCCGGCGGCGTCGAGCGCGTCATCGAGATCGACCTCTCCAAGACCGAGCAGAAGATGTTCGATTCCTCGGTCGCGGCCGTGCAGGGCCTGACCGAGGCCTGCACCAAGATCGCCCCGCATCTCGCCGGCAAGTAA
- a CDS encoding GNAT family N-acetyltransferase → MNVEIRRLHPGDDALVMRVADDVFDEPVRPDRLAAYLAAPGHSMIVAIVDQTVVGQCAAVIHRHPDKVSELYIDEVGVAPPFQRQGIARKMLDAMFAVGREHGCEEAWVGTEPDNEPARALYETRREPHGKAEDFVMYVYRLGD, encoded by the coding sequence ATGAACGTCGAAATCAGAAGGCTTCATCCTGGCGATGACGCCCTTGTGATGCGGGTGGCCGACGACGTGTTCGACGAGCCGGTGCGGCCCGACCGCCTCGCCGCCTATCTCGCCGCGCCGGGCCATTCCATGATTGTGGCTATAGTTGACCAAACCGTGGTCGGCCAATGCGCCGCCGTCATCCACCGCCACCCGGACAAGGTGAGCGAGCTCTATATCGATGAGGTCGGCGTGGCGCCGCCCTTCCAGCGGCAGGGAATCGCGCGAAAAATGCTCGACGCCATGTTCGCGGTCGGCCGCGAGCATGGCTGCGAGGAAGCATGGGTGGGGACCGAGCCCGATAACGAGCCGGCGCGGGCGCTTTACGAGACAAGGCGGGAGCCGCATGGGAAGGCGGAGGATTTCGTGATGTATGTGTACCGGCTTGGAGACTAG
- a CDS encoding DUF1328 family protein — protein sequence MIKWIIILLIVAAAASLLGMPALAGAAATGARILIGMVLIIFLLIVLGVFAVT from the coding sequence ATGATCAAGTGGATCATCATCCTTTTGATTGTCGCCGCCGCCGCGAGCCTGCTTGGCATGCCGGCGCTGGCCGGCGCCGCCGCCACGGGCGCGCGCATCCTTATCGGCATGGTGCTGATCATCTTCCTGCTGATCGTGCTCGGGGTCTTTGCAGTAACTTAA
- a CDS encoding MBL fold metallo-hydrolase: protein MAARTGTANRYYSGPPSDHFDGALFFNPGGKPPGRFTDLLKWQFGGGRAKWPAAFPSPYPPAKPDLRVEGSALRLTMVGHASLLIQTAGLNILTDPVWSERASPFAFAGPRRVNAPGIIFADLPPIDLVLISHNHYDHLDLATLKRLKESHDPLVIAPLGNDAIIGRAAPGMRLSVHDWGDRLNVGAAAIHIEPAHHWSARGGRDRRMALWAGFVIETAAGNIYFAGDTGFHDGINYRLMGEKHGGFRLAILPIGAYEPRWFMAPQHQNPQEAVQGMKLCNAAQAAGCHWGTFHLTDEPIEEPAQKLAEALAAEGLPSERFRAMRPAEVWDVPPV, encoded by the coding sequence ATGGCCGCGAGAACAGGAACCGCCAACCGCTACTACAGCGGGCCGCCCAGCGATCATTTCGACGGCGCCCTGTTCTTCAATCCCGGCGGCAAGCCGCCCGGGCGCTTCACCGATCTCCTCAAATGGCAATTCGGCGGCGGGCGGGCGAAATGGCCGGCCGCCTTTCCGAGCCCCTATCCCCCGGCCAAGCCGGACCTACGGGTGGAAGGCAGCGCGCTGAGGCTCACCATGGTCGGCCATGCCTCGCTGCTCATCCAGACGGCGGGCTTGAACATCCTGACCGATCCGGTATGGTCGGAGCGCGCCTCACCTTTCGCCTTCGCCGGCCCGAGAAGGGTCAATGCGCCGGGAATTATCTTCGCCGACCTGCCGCCGATCGACCTGGTCCTGATCAGCCACAATCACTACGACCATCTCGACCTCGCCACGCTGAAGCGGCTGAAAGAGAGCCACGATCCGCTGGTGATCGCGCCGCTCGGCAACGACGCCATCATCGGCCGGGCGGCGCCCGGCATGCGGCTCAGCGTGCATGATTGGGGCGACAGGCTGAACGTCGGCGCGGCCGCCATCCACATCGAGCCGGCGCATCACTGGTCGGCGCGCGGCGGGCGCGACCGCCGCATGGCGCTGTGGGCGGGCTTCGTCATCGAGACGGCGGCGGGCAATATCTATTTCGCCGGCGACACCGGTTTCCATGACGGCATCAATTACCGGCTGATGGGAGAAAAGCATGGCGGCTTCCGCCTCGCCATCCTGCCGATCGGCGCCTATGAGCCGCGCTGGTTCATGGCGCCGCAGCACCAGAACCCGCAGGAAGCCGTTCAGGGCATGAAGCTGTGCAATGCGGCTCAGGCCGCAGGCTGCCATTGGGGCACATTCCATCTCACCGACGAGCCGATCGAGGAGCCGGCGCAAAAACTGGCCGAGGCGCTGGCGGCTGAAGGCTTGCCCTCGGAACGATTCCGCGCCATGCGGCCCGCAGAGGTATGGGACGTGCCGCCCGTCTGA